One Nocardia sp. BMG111209 DNA segment encodes these proteins:
- a CDS encoding MBL fold metallo-hydrolase — protein sequence MSEYTGTVTVGGPADVRELPALTLTKVAVGPFDNNAYLLRCKHTGQQLLVDAANEPETLLNLTGGQLDAVLTTHQHADHWQALAPVVEATGATTYAGALDADDIPVPTAVRVDDGEVIRIGDIELTAIHLVGHTPGSIALLYRDADDPAGHPHLITGDCLFPGGVGNTWKDPERFATLYEGVVTKLFDRLPDDTWVYPGHGKDTTLGAERPHLSEWQQRGW from the coding sequence ATGTCCGAGTACACCGGCACCGTGACCGTCGGCGGTCCGGCCGACGTCCGTGAACTACCCGCGCTCACCCTCACCAAGGTGGCCGTCGGCCCGTTCGACAACAACGCATACCTGTTGCGGTGCAAGCACACCGGACAACAGCTTCTCGTCGACGCCGCCAACGAGCCCGAGACCCTGCTGAACCTGACCGGCGGGCAGCTCGACGCGGTCCTCACCACCCATCAGCACGCCGACCACTGGCAGGCGCTGGCGCCGGTCGTCGAGGCCACCGGCGCGACCACCTACGCGGGCGCCCTCGACGCCGACGACATCCCGGTACCCACCGCGGTGCGGGTCGACGACGGCGAGGTGATCCGCATCGGCGACATCGAACTCACCGCCATCCACCTGGTCGGGCACACGCCCGGCTCGATCGCGCTGCTGTACCGCGACGCCGATGATCCGGCCGGACATCCGCACCTGATCACCGGCGACTGCCTGTTCCCGGGCGGCGTCGGCAACACCTGGAAGGATCCCGAACGGTTCGCCACCCTGTACGAGGGCGTGGTGACGAAGCTGTTCGACCGCCTGCCCGACGACACCTGGGTGTATCCGGGTCACGGCAAGGACACCACACTCGGCGCGGAACGGCCACACCTTTCCGAATGGCAGCAACGGGGTTGGTGA
- a CDS encoding TPM domain-containing protein, giving the protein MPQPPVRHLRSLLTVLGILVIVLCPPGAAGAEDPSRLPDYVTDTAQALDGPQRDEVRSAIDALYGAHRERLWVSYVHDFGGLDPQEWGTRTAAASGFGDRDVLLSVATGDRAYSFTGRLPQSVKESELDALLQDRVEPRLRNGQWAEAAVETADGLSTAMAAPAAHRIGAGPVLIVGAVAVLAVGGVLLMSRRRRTVRERGVRAAARAVDPTDTAALAALRPDLLDERSREILVDTDDALRTSSDELRLATDEFGSTATAPFAAALESAKRALAQAFSIRQRLDDDIPETPDQQRDLLVELISTCARADRELDAKVSEFDTMRNLLIDAPDRLDALTRALVDLTARVPQSERTLAQLNRDQPAAALAPIRDNVAMARERIDFAETNIGAGRTAVARPVGQQGAAVAAIRSAESAVTAARTLLDAVDTAATDIEQARAGLPALLAELRHDLDAAAALTPHGGPDLAAAVTSARAAVAAAASDGDSNPLGVFHEAVAADTALEHAIATASDRKLAAEQLHRRLDQAMTTAVTQVRTAADYIGTRRGGIDATPRTRLAEAERALDRARGLAADDPQRALAGAQQATELAARALRTAQASVREWQARQPVSTSSQTGAVLGGILIDSMLRGGFGGTRGGGPMNPGSWGPGSYGGSDGSRRISRGGRF; this is encoded by the coding sequence ATGCCGCAGCCGCCGGTTCGACATCTGCGTTCCCTGCTGACCGTGCTGGGAATCCTCGTGATCGTGCTGTGCCCGCCGGGCGCGGCGGGTGCGGAGGATCCGTCCCGGCTGCCGGACTACGTCACCGACACCGCGCAGGCGCTCGACGGTCCGCAGCGCGACGAGGTGCGGTCGGCGATCGACGCGCTCTACGGCGCGCACCGGGAACGACTGTGGGTGAGTTACGTCCACGACTTCGGCGGCCTCGACCCGCAGGAGTGGGGTACCCGCACCGCGGCCGCCTCCGGATTCGGCGACCGCGACGTCCTGTTGTCGGTGGCCACCGGCGACCGCGCGTACTCCTTCACCGGCCGGTTGCCGCAGTCGGTGAAGGAGTCGGAACTGGATGCGCTGCTACAGGATCGGGTGGAACCGCGGCTGCGGAACGGGCAGTGGGCCGAGGCGGCCGTCGAGACCGCCGACGGACTGTCCACGGCGATGGCCGCGCCGGCCGCCCATCGGATCGGCGCGGGCCCGGTGCTGATCGTCGGGGCCGTGGCGGTGCTGGCGGTCGGCGGGGTGCTGCTGATGTCGCGACGCCGGCGGACCGTGCGCGAGCGCGGCGTCCGGGCCGCCGCCCGCGCGGTCGATCCGACCGACACCGCCGCGCTGGCCGCGCTGCGCCCCGATCTGCTCGACGAACGTTCGCGGGAGATCCTGGTCGACACCGACGACGCGCTGCGCACCAGCAGCGACGAGTTACGGCTGGCCACCGACGAATTCGGCAGTACCGCCACCGCACCCTTCGCCGCCGCCCTCGAATCGGCCAAACGGGCTCTGGCGCAGGCATTCTCGATCCGGCAGCGCCTGGACGACGATATTCCGGAGACCCCGGACCAGCAGCGCGACCTGCTGGTGGAGCTGATCTCCACCTGCGCCCGCGCCGACCGCGAACTCGACGCCAAGGTCAGCGAATTCGACACCATGCGCAACCTGCTGATCGACGCCCCCGACCGGCTCGACGCCCTGACCCGCGCGCTGGTGGACCTGACCGCGCGGGTGCCGCAGTCCGAACGCACTCTCGCCCAACTGAATCGGGACCAACCGGCGGCGGCGCTGGCCCCGATCCGGGACAACGTGGCGATGGCCCGGGAGCGGATCGACTTCGCCGAGACCAATATCGGCGCGGGCCGCACGGCGGTCGCGCGGCCGGTCGGGCAGCAGGGCGCCGCGGTGGCCGCGATCCGCAGCGCGGAATCGGCGGTCACGGCGGCGCGCACCCTGCTGGACGCCGTCGACACCGCGGCCACCGATATCGAGCAGGCCCGTGCCGGTCTGCCCGCACTGCTGGCGGAACTGCGGCACGATCTCGACGCCGCCGCCGCGCTGACCCCGCACGGCGGACCGGATCTGGCCGCGGCGGTCACCTCGGCCCGCGCGGCGGTCGCGGCGGCGGCCTCCGACGGCGACAGCAATCCGCTCGGCGTCTTCCACGAGGCCGTGGCCGCCGACACCGCCCTGGAGCACGCGATCGCCACGGCCTCGGACCGCAAACTGGCCGCCGAGCAGTTGCACCGCCGCCTCGATCAGGCGATGACGACGGCCGTCACCCAGGTGCGCACGGCCGCCGACTACATCGGCACCCGGCGCGGCGGTATCGATGCCACCCCGCGCACCCGGCTCGCCGAGGCCGAACGGGCCCTCGACCGGGCACGCGGCCTGGCCGCCGATGATCCGCAGCGGGCCCTGGCCGGCGCGCAGCAGGCCACCGAACTGGCGGCCCGCGCGCTGCGCACCGCCCAAGCGAGCGTGCGGGAATGGCAGGCGCGGCAACCGGTTTCGACCTCGTCGCAGACCGGCGCGGTACTGGGCGGCATCCTCATCGACAGCATGCTGCGCGGCGGATTCGGCGGCACCCGCGGCGGCGGTCCGATGAATCCGGGGTCGTGGGGACCGGGCTCCTACGGCGGTTCGGACGGCTCACGCCGGATCAGCCGGGGCGGACGATTCTGA